GGGAACAGTTGTTCATCGCCTGTCCCACCAGCATCCCGCCGATGGGAATGACGAATTTTCCGCCCCACTCGATGGCGCCGAATGCCACCAACAGCGAGAGGGTCACCGCCACGGAAACAAAGATGGCGGCGGCAATCAGCTTCCAGAGCCCCTTGACCCTTTTTGACCGGCCAGCCGAGACGGCTGTTGCAATGGAGGCCATTAAGGCGACGATGCCGGCCAGAATCCAGCCGTTTTCAACGGTGAAAACCCAGGAGATCACGTAACCGACCGCCAAGAGCTGGATCGCGCCCCGGAGTGAACTAAAGAAGGTGTCTTTGGCGATCCCCAGCCTTTGCCAGGCGGAAAAGAGGATAAAGAGAATAATGAGAAGAAAGGTAAGTCCGAGGCTTAAGGTGTTTATGTCGCGCATAAAATTTTGCCCCCTTCAATCCTCGCCCTTTGACTCCCCAATCTTCTCGCCTGCTCCACCTGATGCGTCACCCATACCGCTTTGAGGCCGTTCTCCAAGACGAGGCGTTTGATTGTCTCCTCGATCTTCACGGCCGAATCGGCGTCGAGGCTCCCGGTCGGCTCGTCCAGCAAAAGCACTTCCGGCCGGTTGGCCAGAACCCGCGCCAGCGAAGCCCTCTGCTGTTGGCCAACGGAGAGATGTTTTGCGTCG
The window above is part of the Deltaproteobacteria bacterium genome. Proteins encoded here:
- the fetB gene encoding iron export ABC transporter permease subunit FetB; its protein translation is MRDINTLSLGLTFLLIILFILFSAWQRLGIAKDTFFSSLRGAIQLLAVGYVISWVFTVENGWILAGIVALMASIATAVSAGRSKRVKGLWKLIAAAIFVSVAVTLSLLVAFGAIEWGGKFVIPIGGMLVGQAMNNCSLFLERLISDVRVHRLPIESNLALGASPREAIRGLTRQALIADSIPTIDSMKTLGLIYLPGMMAGLIIGGISPIIAVKYQLIVIFMIVFEFGLSSMILAFLAHLFLFNRNDQLKEC